From the Sinorhizobium garamanticum genome, one window contains:
- a CDS encoding intradiol ring-cleavage dioxygenase produces the protein MLPTRRSLLTTFLAIPVLPIIQEAAAQRPRVPLTPACGNDRDLTLARTAGPFYKPDAPMRHELFADSPDGERITLAGYVLDANCRPLANSLVEIWHADETGAYDTSGFRLRAHQFTDANGRWWFGTIVPARYGGRTRHYHLRVQRRGGSLLTTQLFFPNEPANATDGLYSDALLLDIRDTADGKFGRFDFVV, from the coding sequence ATGCTTCCAACGCGACGTTCTCTGCTGACCACTTTTCTGGCGATTCCGGTCTTGCCCATCATCCAAGAGGCCGCCGCGCAACGGCCCCGCGTGCCGCTGACGCCCGCCTGCGGCAATGATCGCGACCTGACCCTCGCGCGCACAGCCGGTCCCTTCTACAAACCCGACGCGCCCATGCGTCACGAACTCTTTGCCGACTCCCCCGATGGTGAGCGCATCACGCTTGCCGGTTATGTCCTCGACGCAAACTGCCGGCCTCTCGCCAACAGCCTCGTCGAGATCTGGCACGCCGACGAAACCGGCGCTTACGACACGAGCGGCTTCAGGCTGCGCGCGCACCAGTTCACCGATGCAAACGGCCGCTGGTGGTTCGGCACGATCGTGCCCGCGCGTTACGGCGGCAGGACCCGGCACTATCACCTCCGCGTGCAGCGGCGCGGTGGCAGCCTGCTCACGACGCAGCTCTTCTTCCCGAACGAACCGGCCAATGCGACCGACGGCCTCTATTCGGATGCGCTGCTGCTCGACATCCGCGACACTGCCGACGGCAAATTCGGCCGCTTTGATTTCGTCGTCTGA